A window from Candidatus Nitrospira neomarina encodes these proteins:
- a CDS encoding tetratricopeptide repeat protein, with protein MSVDYEHVINDAICQGEWDVVYAKARQWSEQADCGPLPYFALNVVCMLRGDFAEAWKIYPRAFGEEADVQLLQEWMARLRVQGSDAPDFLLFEGVFYTQSGRMEEAVASYEQVGALAPHSPYPYFFLAQIYQAKDRIDQAVKAYREAIKRDPSYVAARLKLGVAYQDQGQLEMAIPQYREVLKLRPDDAFGHTNLACALAEQGKIEPAIEEYKKALQIDPHDAEVYFALGGLYENKGRLDLAKRQYEEALRLEPNFAPAATAIGWFLYDKGQDDFAMDYFSRALKANPDDAQATFGVGRIYEEKRKPELAVQHYQRALSLEKDPDKKMRILNFMDKLLG; from the coding sequence ATGAGTGTAGATTATGAGCATGTAATTAATGACGCCATTTGCCAGGGAGAATGGGATGTGGTCTACGCAAAGGCGCGACAGTGGTCTGAACAGGCTGACTGCGGGCCTTTGCCCTATTTCGCGCTGAATGTCGTGTGCATGTTGCGTGGGGATTTTGCTGAAGCGTGGAAGATCTATCCTCGGGCTTTTGGTGAAGAGGCCGATGTGCAACTGCTTCAGGAGTGGATGGCGCGCTTGCGGGTTCAGGGATCGGATGCGCCGGATTTTTTGTTATTTGAAGGAGTGTTTTATACACAATCCGGACGGATGGAGGAGGCGGTGGCCAGTTATGAACAAGTAGGAGCGTTGGCTCCTCACTCTCCCTATCCATACTTTTTCCTGGCGCAAATTTATCAGGCCAAGGATCGTATCGATCAGGCCGTTAAAGCCTACCGCGAAGCCATTAAGCGGGACCCCTCTTATGTGGCAGCTCGCCTTAAACTCGGGGTGGCCTATCAGGATCAAGGACAGTTGGAAATGGCCATTCCACAATATCGGGAAGTCCTGAAGCTCCGTCCTGATGATGCCTTTGGGCATACCAATCTAGCCTGTGCCTTAGCGGAACAAGGTAAAATTGAGCCGGCGATTGAAGAATATAAAAAGGCGTTGCAGATTGATCCTCATGATGCTGAAGTGTATTTCGCCCTGGGAGGTCTTTATGAAAACAAGGGGAGACTGGATTTAGCGAAACGACAGTACGAAGAAGCCCTTCGGCTGGAACCAAACTTTGCTCCGGCCGCGACCGCGATTGGCTGGTTTTTATATGATAAGGGGCAAGACGATTTTGCCATGGATTATTTTAGCCGAGCGCTCAAAGCCAACCCTGATGATGCCCAAGCGACATTCGGGGTTGGCCGGATCTATGAAGAAAAGCGTAAGCCGGAGTTGGCGGTGCAGCATTATCAGCGGGCACTGTCTTTAGAAAAAGACCCGGACAAGAAGATGCGCATTCTCAATTTTATGGATAAATTGCTTGGATAG
- the serC gene encoding 3-phosphoserine/phosphohydroxythreonine transaminase codes for MPRLYNFSAGPAILPEEVLKQAQTELPDWRGSGASIMEMSHRGKEFVSVAAEAEQDVRDLLGVPANYKVLFLQGGASTQFATIPMNILRGKSKADYILTGAWGKKAVSDAKKYCGVNVAASSESDKFTSIPPFEGWALSQDAAYVHYTPNETIGGVEFHWVPDTGEVPLVADFSSTILSRPIDVSRFGIIYAGAQKNIGPAGLTLVIVRDDLIGNALPITPSVYDYAKQAEADSMLNTPPTYAVYIAGLVFKWLKKQGGLSAMSAINQRKADKLYAAIDGSRFYRNPVEKASRSWMNVPFVLAKPDLDKDFLAGATEAGLTTLEGHRSVGGMRASIYNAMPEAGVDALIDFMADFEKRKA; via the coding sequence ATGCCGCGGTTATATAACTTTAGTGCGGGTCCGGCGATCTTGCCGGAAGAAGTGTTAAAACAGGCTCAGACCGAATTGCCGGATTGGCGTGGCTCTGGTGCATCAATCATGGAGATGAGCCATCGTGGGAAAGAGTTTGTCTCGGTGGCTGCAGAAGCCGAGCAAGATGTTCGCGATTTATTGGGAGTCCCTGCTAATTATAAAGTGCTTTTTTTGCAAGGCGGGGCGTCCACGCAATTTGCCACGATTCCCATGAATATTTTGCGTGGGAAAAGTAAAGCTGATTACATTTTAACCGGTGCGTGGGGCAAAAAAGCCGTAAGCGATGCAAAAAAATATTGTGGTGTCAATGTTGCGGCATCTTCCGAAAGCGATAAATTTACGAGTATTCCACCATTTGAAGGTTGGGCATTAAGTCAGGATGCCGCCTATGTGCATTACACGCCCAATGAGACGATCGGTGGGGTGGAATTTCACTGGGTCCCAGATACCGGCGAGGTGCCGTTAGTTGCCGATTTTTCATCCACTATACTATCGCGTCCCATTGATGTCAGTCGGTTCGGAATCATTTATGCTGGCGCACAAAAAAATATCGGCCCAGCCGGCTTGACATTAGTGATTGTGCGGGACGACCTCATTGGAAATGCGTTGCCAATTACCCCAAGCGTGTACGATTATGCCAAACAAGCAGAAGCGGATTCTATGTTGAATACACCGCCAACTTATGCCGTGTATATTGCCGGTTTGGTGTTTAAATGGTTAAAAAAACAAGGTGGGCTTTCGGCGATGAGTGCCATTAATCAACGGAAGGCCGATAAACTCTACGCAGCAATTGATGGGTCAAGATTTTACCGAAATCCCGTGGAAAAGGCCTCTCGGTCCTGGATGAACGTCCCCTTCGTATTGGCCAAACCGGATTTGGATAAGGATTTCCTTGCAGGAGCGACAGAGGCAGGATTAACAACACTTGAAGGCCATCGTTCTGTTGGCGGAATGCGCGCCAGTATTTATAACGCGATGCCTGAAGCTGGCGTTGATGCGTTAATTGACTTTATGGCGGACTTTGAGAAACGCAAAGCCTAA